In Haloarchaeobius litoreus, the following are encoded in one genomic region:
- the phoU gene encoding phosphate signaling complex protein PhoU yields MARENYQEKLDSLEEDVLYMSEVVVDRLRTALTALENKDDDAAWEVIDGDSEVNSLYLNIEQQCVDLLALQQPVAGDLRFIAASFKIITDLERIGDLATNLGEYTLDARHDVYPEVDVQAIGDQTVSMVEKAMAAYAAQDTDACFEINESDDELDAMCEHASQTVVRDLIESELDDGTEVETVLEDVSRLLLTVRDLERIGDHAVNIAARTLYMVENDDELIY; encoded by the coding sequence ATGGCACGAGAGAACTACCAGGAGAAACTGGACAGTCTCGAAGAGGACGTCCTCTACATGAGCGAGGTCGTCGTCGACCGTCTGCGAACCGCCCTCACCGCCCTCGAGAACAAGGACGATGACGCGGCATGGGAGGTCATCGACGGCGACAGCGAGGTGAACTCGCTCTACCTCAACATCGAACAGCAGTGCGTCGACCTGCTGGCGCTCCAACAGCCCGTCGCCGGCGACCTCCGCTTCATCGCCGCGTCGTTCAAGATCATCACCGACCTCGAACGCATCGGCGACCTCGCGACGAACCTCGGCGAGTACACGCTCGACGCTCGGCACGACGTCTACCCCGAGGTCGACGTGCAGGCCATCGGCGACCAGACCGTCTCGATGGTCGAGAAGGCGATGGCCGCCTACGCCGCACAGGACACCGACGCCTGCTTCGAGATCAACGAGAGCGACGACGAGCTCGACGCGATGTGCGAGCACGCGAGCCAGACCGTCGTCCGCGACCTCATCGAGAGCGAGCTCGACGACGGCACCGAGGTCGAGACGGTGCTCGAGGACGTCTCGCGGCTGCTGCTCACGGTCCGTGACCTCGAACGCATCGGCGACCACGCGGTGAACATCGCGGCACGCACCCTCTACATGGTCGAGAACGACGACGAACTCATCTACTGA
- the pstB gene encoding phosphate ABC transporter ATP-binding protein PstB — MSNDNVESATEDPTDDDMVLETDVTSGLDESSPDSGVTHERTLVEARDINVWYNDDQALRDISMQVPEKKVTAMIGPSGCGKSTFLRCINRMNDMIDAARVEGELYLGSKNVYDDDVDPVALRRRVGMVFQKPNPFPKSIYDNVAYGLKIQDIGGDHDEIVEESLKRAALWDEVKDQLDESGLDLSGGQQQRLCIARAIAPDPEVILMDEPASALDPVATSKIEDLIDELAEDYTVIIVTHNMQQAARISDKTAVFLTGGELVEFDDTKKIFENPENERVEDYITGKFG; from the coding sequence ATGAGTAACGACAACGTGGAATCGGCGACCGAGGACCCGACGGACGACGACATGGTCCTCGAGACAGACGTGACGTCCGGGCTCGATGAAAGCAGTCCGGACTCCGGGGTGACACACGAACGAACCCTCGTCGAGGCCAGGGACATCAACGTCTGGTACAACGACGACCAGGCGCTCCGGGACATCTCGATGCAGGTGCCCGAGAAGAAGGTCACCGCGATGATCGGCCCCTCGGGCTGTGGGAAGTCGACGTTCCTTCGCTGCATCAACCGGATGAACGACATGATAGACGCCGCCCGCGTCGAGGGCGAGCTCTACCTCGGGAGCAAGAACGTCTACGACGACGATGTCGACCCGGTTGCGCTCCGCCGCCGCGTCGGCATGGTGTTCCAGAAGCCGAACCCGTTCCCCAAGAGCATCTACGACAACGTCGCCTACGGGCTGAAGATCCAGGACATCGGCGGCGACCACGACGAGATCGTCGAGGAGTCGCTGAAGCGCGCCGCGCTCTGGGACGAGGTCAAGGACCAGCTCGACGAGTCCGGTCTCGACCTCTCCGGCGGCCAGCAACAGCGGCTCTGCATCGCCCGGGCTATCGCACCCGACCCGGAGGTCATCCTGATGGACGAGCCCGCGAGCGCGCTGGACCCCGTCGCCACCTCGAAGATCGAGGATCTCATCGACGAGCTCGCCGAGGACTACACCGTCATCATCGTCACACACAACATGCAGCAGGCGGCCCGCATCTCCGATAAGACCGCCGTCTTCCTCACCGGCGGGGAGCTCGTCGAGTTCGACGACACGAAGAAGATCTTCGAGAACCCCGAGAACGAGCGCGTTGAGGACTACATCACCGGCAAGTTCGGATGA
- the pstA gene encoding phosphate ABC transporter permease PstA: MATDERPSFAEGFGQVSRTVGTVFRYLLLASTLFGLVVLSILLVYVTNDAIQPLTADAGWHLTFLLTLVLPTLAAGGYLAWSNLDALKFGATTLGLFVVGLLFSGGVAIIFVEVLEPLVWFAYVIALAAAVVVTVALQQRSRQLPFLPRFALAMLAFYLSLFGFPGIVGSYVGLPQLLPSVATLVLFAPIVPLDWIQLTLTVGVFAATPVALYASNISDRRTGLLAGAAALATVAASAVVGPAVVGVGPIPSVVLASVAVVPTAAYVGGTAVTREQARIGLVLPVVIVVGALAGEVLVDTLGYAGPQSWVDWQFLTSDHSGTAVDAGLYPAIAGSILLMLTVAGLSFPIGVGAALYLEEYAPDNRYTRFIDVNISNLAGVPSVVYGLLGLGLFVTRLGQPSGTILVGGATLALLILPIVIISAREAIRSVPDEMRQASYGMGATRWQTMKNVVLPRAFPGILTGTILALGRAIGETAPLIMIGAPNVLFSFPSELSSKVSAMPLQVYSWASYFATADFYEKAVPAGVVVLVTVLLAMNSVAIVLRNRYERET, from the coding sequence ATGGCGACCGACGAACGCCCCAGTTTCGCCGAGGGCTTCGGACAGGTCAGTCGGACGGTCGGCACCGTCTTCCGGTACCTGCTACTGGCGTCGACGCTGTTCGGCCTCGTCGTGCTGTCGATACTCCTGGTGTACGTGACGAACGACGCCATCCAGCCGCTCACGGCGGACGCCGGCTGGCACCTGACGTTCCTCCTGACGCTCGTGCTCCCGACGCTCGCGGCCGGCGGCTACCTCGCGTGGTCCAACCTCGACGCGCTCAAGTTCGGCGCGACGACGCTCGGGCTGTTCGTCGTCGGCCTGCTGTTCAGCGGCGGCGTCGCCATCATCTTCGTCGAGGTCCTCGAACCGCTGGTCTGGTTCGCGTACGTCATCGCGCTCGCCGCCGCCGTCGTGGTGACCGTCGCGCTCCAGCAACGGAGCCGACAGCTCCCGTTCCTCCCCCGGTTCGCCCTCGCCATGCTCGCGTTCTACCTGTCGCTGTTCGGGTTCCCGGGCATCGTCGGCAGCTACGTCGGACTGCCCCAGCTCCTCCCGAGCGTCGCCACCCTCGTCCTGTTCGCGCCGATCGTCCCTCTCGACTGGATACAGCTCACGCTGACGGTCGGCGTGTTCGCCGCGACGCCCGTGGCACTCTACGCGTCCAACATCAGTGACCGACGGACGGGGCTGCTCGCGGGTGCCGCCGCACTCGCCACGGTCGCCGCCTCGGCGGTCGTCGGCCCGGCCGTCGTCGGCGTCGGGCCAATCCCCTCGGTCGTCCTGGCGTCGGTCGCGGTCGTCCCGACGGCGGCGTACGTCGGCGGCACGGCGGTCACCCGCGAGCAGGCACGTATCGGCCTCGTCCTGCCGGTGGTCATCGTGGTCGGTGCCCTGGCGGGCGAGGTGCTCGTCGACACGCTCGGCTACGCGGGCCCGCAGTCGTGGGTCGACTGGCAGTTCCTCACCAGCGACCACAGCGGGACCGCCGTCGACGCGGGTCTCTACCCGGCCATCGCGGGCTCCATCCTCCTGATGCTGACCGTCGCCGGGCTCTCGTTCCCCATCGGGGTCGGCGCGGCGCTGTACCTGGAGGAGTACGCCCCCGACAACCGCTACACCCGGTTCATCGACGTGAACATCTCGAACCTCGCGGGTGTGCCGTCGGTGGTCTACGGCCTGCTCGGGCTCGGGCTGTTCGTGACCCGACTCGGCCAGCCGAGCGGGACCATCCTCGTCGGCGGCGCGACGCTCGCGCTGCTCATCCTCCCCATCGTCATCATCTCGGCGCGGGAGGCCATCCGCAGCGTCCCCGACGAGATGCGCCAGGCCTCCTACGGGATGGGCGCGACGCGCTGGCAGACGATGAAGAACGTCGTCCTCCCGCGTGCGTTCCCCGGCATCCTGACCGGCACCATCCTCGCGCTCGGACGCGCCATCGGCGAGACCGCGCCGCTCATCATGATCGGCGCGCCGAACGTGCTGTTCTCGTTCCCCTCCGAGCTCTCCTCGAAGGTGAGCGCGATGCCGCTGCAGGTGTACAGCTGGGCGAGCTACTTCGCGACGGCGGACTTCTACGAGAAGGCCGTGCCGGCCGGAGTCGTCGTCCTCGTCACCGTGCTGCTGGCGATGAACTCCGTTGCAATCGTCTTGCGCAACAGGTATGAGCGAGAAACGTGA
- the pstC gene encoding phosphate ABC transporter permease subunit PstC, with protein sequence MSTDDLTEDLTRNTANAPPELLTRSFFFLCAVLSIFTTLAIIVLLVTEAAKFFTVTAPLVGIEGETASVVEFLTGTEWIINEGKFGVLALVTSTIMVTLGSAIIALPLGVATAIYLSEYADPQVRAVLKPALEILAGIPTVVYGFFALIYITPALRIPFPSIGTFNLLSASIVVGIMIIPMVASISEDAMSAVPDDLRQAGYGMGATKFEVSTGIVVPAALSGILSSFILALSRAIGETMAVTVAAGAQAKFHNPLNPAAYLDGGSPMTATMVNLLTGDITGGGLAYRSLFAIGLTLFVITFAMNVISEWVAQRYREEY encoded by the coding sequence ATGAGCACGGACGACCTCACCGAAGACCTCACACGGAACACGGCCAACGCGCCCCCGGAGCTCCTGACGCGCTCCTTCTTCTTCCTCTGTGCCGTCCTCTCCATCTTCACGACGCTCGCGATCATCGTGCTGCTCGTGACGGAGGCGGCGAAGTTCTTCACAGTCACCGCGCCCCTCGTGGGCATCGAAGGGGAGACCGCGTCGGTCGTCGAGTTCCTCACCGGTACAGAGTGGATAATCAACGAAGGCAAGTTCGGCGTCCTCGCGCTCGTCACCTCGACCATCATGGTGACGCTCGGCTCCGCGATCATCGCCCTCCCGCTCGGCGTCGCGACGGCCATCTACCTCAGCGAGTACGCCGACCCGCAGGTCCGGGCCGTTCTCAAGCCCGCACTCGAGATACTCGCCGGCATCCCGACCGTCGTCTACGGCTTCTTCGCACTCATCTACATCACGCCCGCGCTGCGTATCCCCTTCCCGAGCATCGGGACGTTCAACCTGCTCTCGGCGAGCATCGTCGTCGGCATCATGATCATCCCGATGGTCGCGTCCATCAGCGAGGACGCGATGTCGGCGGTGCCGGACGACCTCCGGCAGGCCGGCTACGGGATGGGCGCGACGAAGTTCGAGGTGTCCACCGGCATCGTCGTCCCGGCCGCGCTGTCGGGCATCCTCTCGTCGTTCATCCTCGCGCTCTCGCGGGCCATCGGCGAGACGATGGCCGTCACCGTCGCCGCGGGTGCGCAGGCGAAGTTCCACAACCCGCTCAACCCGGCGGCCTATCTGGACGGCGGCTCGCCGATGACCGCGACGATGGTCAACCTGCTGACCGGCGACATCACGGGCGGCGGGCTCGCCTACCGCAGCCTGTTCGCCATCGGGCTCACCCTCTTCGTCATCACCTTCGCCATGAACGTCATCAGTGAATGGGTCGCACAGCGGTACAGGGAGGAGTACTGA
- a CDS encoding PstS family phosphate ABC transporter substrate-binding protein produces MAEISRRAFVAAGGSTLGALGLAGCVENDRVRASGDGGLSGSIDIAGSSTVFPLATAMSERFKITHAGVDFNLQSTGSGGGFANHFCPGRTDFNNASRPIKSEEQNACASNGVEPVELTVATDALTVIVNNDADWIDSVTVEELATIWSGEEQPQRWSDVNPDWPDEPIELYGPSDASGTYDYFIEAILHGGESELSHRQDYSATEQDRTIIQGVEGSEFAIGYMGYAYYSENTDRVTALGVDDGDGPVEPSLETAKSGEYSPLSRPLFTYPAKSALAKEHVSSFARFWLANATSREIVADEVGYVPLDAEQQAEQLATLEAAIMEANTE; encoded by the coding sequence ATGGCAGAGATCAGTCGACGGGCGTTCGTCGCGGCCGGGGGGAGCACGCTCGGTGCCCTCGGCCTCGCCGGCTGTGTCGAGAACGACCGTGTTCGCGCGAGCGGAGACGGAGGGCTCTCCGGCAGCATCGACATCGCCGGCTCCTCGACCGTCTTCCCGCTCGCGACGGCGATGTCCGAGCGGTTCAAGATCACACACGCCGGCGTCGATTTTAATCTCCAGTCCACCGGGTCCGGTGGCGGCTTCGCGAACCACTTCTGCCCCGGCCGGACCGACTTCAACAACGCCTCGCGCCCCATCAAATCCGAGGAGCAGAACGCCTGTGCGTCGAACGGCGTCGAACCGGTCGAGTTGACGGTCGCGACGGACGCGCTGACCGTCATCGTCAACAACGACGCCGACTGGATCGACTCGGTGACAGTCGAGGAGCTCGCGACCATCTGGTCCGGCGAGGAGCAGCCCCAGCGGTGGTCCGACGTGAACCCCGACTGGCCCGACGAGCCCATCGAACTGTACGGCCCCTCGGACGCCTCGGGCACGTACGACTACTTCATCGAGGCCATCCTCCACGGCGGCGAGAGCGAACTGAGCCACCGTCAGGACTACTCCGCGACCGAGCAGGACCGCACCATCATCCAGGGTGTCGAGGGCTCCGAGTTCGCGATTGGCTACATGGGCTACGCCTACTACAGCGAGAACACCGACCGCGTGACGGCCCTCGGCGTCGACGACGGCGACGGCCCGGTCGAACCGTCGCTGGAGACCGCCAAGTCAGGCGAGTACAGCCCGCTCTCGCGGCCGCTGTTCACCTACCCGGCGAAGTCGGCGCTCGCGAAGGAACACGTCTCGTCGTTCGCCCGCTTCTGGCTCGCGAACGCGACGAGCCGGGAGATCGTCGCCGACGAGGTCGGCTACGTCCCGCTCGACGCCGAACAGCAGGCCGAGCAGCTGGCGACGCTGGAGGCGGCGATCATGGAGGCGAACACCGAGTGA
- a CDS encoding phosphate signaling complex PhoU family protein, whose product METRKVQVTGGSTFTVSLPKSWATENGVSAGTTVEFYPEDDSLLLTPQSEVQRTKGHLDVSDLDGDRLTRAVMTMYVSGFDIISLEASRITTDQRRAIREATQSLVGVEVLEETTDKVVIQDLLDSSELSIHNAVTRMRLIAESMLHDAVVALVEDDDDMARDVRERDDDVDRLWFVVSRIFRATLRSPRAAEELGLPRETCFDYHSSARQLERIGDHAAKIASHALNMNEIDGELGEALLELHDDSAEVLEHAMDALFADESDEATRLANTARESILDIDEHTRAIDELLRERDPHTAQSIGLVVDSLSRSADYAGNIAETALQKAAPRP is encoded by the coding sequence ATGGAGACCCGCAAGGTCCAGGTCACGGGCGGTTCGACGTTCACCGTCTCGCTCCCGAAGTCGTGGGCGACCGAGAACGGCGTCTCGGCCGGCACGACGGTCGAGTTCTACCCCGAGGACGACTCGCTGCTGTTGACACCTCAGAGCGAGGTCCAGCGGACGAAGGGCCACCTCGACGTGTCCGACCTCGATGGCGACCGACTCACACGTGCGGTGATGACGATGTACGTCTCCGGCTTCGACATCATCTCGCTGGAGGCCAGCCGCATCACCACCGACCAGCGGCGCGCCATCCGCGAGGCCACGCAGAGCCTCGTCGGCGTCGAGGTGCTGGAGGAGACCACCGATAAGGTCGTCATCCAGGACCTCCTCGACTCCTCGGAGCTCAGCATCCACAACGCGGTCACCCGGATGCGACTCATCGCCGAGTCGATGCTCCACGACGCCGTCGTCGCCCTCGTCGAGGACGACGACGACATGGCCCGCGACGTGCGCGAACGCGACGACGACGTCGACCGCCTCTGGTTCGTCGTCTCGCGCATCTTCCGTGCGACCCTGCGCTCGCCGCGAGCCGCCGAGGAGCTCGGCCTCCCTCGCGAGACCTGCTTCGACTACCACTCCAGCGCCCGCCAGCTCGAACGCATCGGCGACCACGCCGCCAAGATAGCCTCCCACGCGCTCAACATGAACGAGATCGACGGCGAACTCGGCGAGGCACTCCTCGAACTCCACGACGATTCCGCCGAGGTGCTCGAACACGCGATGGACGCGCTGTTCGCCGACGAGAGCGACGAGGCCACCCGCCTCGCCAACACCGCCCGCGAGAGCATCCTCGACATCGACGAGCACACTCGGGCCATCGACGAGCTCCTGCGCGAGCGCGACCCCCACACCGCCCAGTCCATCGGCCTCGTCGTCGACTCGCTGTCGCGCTCCGCGGACTACGCCGGCAACATCGCCGAGACCGCGCTTCAGAAGGCCGCACCGCGGCCCTGA
- a CDS encoding TVP38/TMEM64 family protein, translated as MRVEFGRRALAGAVVACVVVASLLTSPETALEHLATIANDPVAFAAVLVGLYIVRPFLAWPATLLAVVVGYGYGVALGVPVALAFVVGTSLIPFYATRWFDGGTLEPTDTPDEPDGGLRGHVERYFGATGHVRGVTAARLVPIPADIVSCTAAVSGVPTSAFVAGTLLGELPWTLAAVVVGSSAKELSTGGLGSVGLPLGVVTVAAAMVLLAGPAYRSYAQSTE; from the coding sequence ATGCGAGTCGAGTTTGGACGGCGGGCGCTGGCGGGTGCGGTCGTCGCCTGCGTCGTGGTCGCGAGTCTGCTCACGTCGCCGGAGACAGCACTCGAACACCTCGCCACGATAGCGAACGACCCGGTCGCCTTCGCCGCCGTCCTCGTCGGCCTCTACATCGTGCGACCGTTCCTCGCGTGGCCGGCGACGTTGCTCGCGGTCGTGGTGGGCTACGGCTACGGCGTCGCCCTGGGGGTGCCGGTCGCGCTCGCGTTCGTGGTCGGCACGTCGCTCATCCCGTTCTACGCGACGCGGTGGTTCGACGGCGGAACGCTGGAGCCGACCGACACACCGGACGAGCCCGACGGTGGGTTACGGGGACACGTGGAGCGCTACTTCGGCGCGACGGGGCACGTGCGCGGGGTGACTGCCGCGCGGCTCGTGCCCATCCCGGCGGACATCGTCTCCTGTACGGCGGCGGTCAGCGGCGTCCCGACGTCGGCGTTCGTCGCGGGGACGCTGCTCGGCGAGCTGCCGTGGACCCTCGCGGCGGTCGTCGTCGGCAGTTCGGCGAAGGAGCTGTCGACGGGCGGGCTGGGCTCGGTGGGGCTGCCGCTCGGGGTCGTGACGGTCGCCGCCGCCATGGTGCTGCTGGCTGGGCCGGCGTATCGAAGTTACGCGCAGTCCACCGAATAG
- a CDS encoding response regulator transcription factor, translated as MPRPTILVVDDEERLADLYATWLSDAYRAAAVYGGEAALDAVTESVDIVLLDRRMPDLTGDEVLERLRADGYEGWVVMVTAVDPGLDLLEMDVHDYLTKPVSRSQLVRLVESLRVRNRFDDSRREHEAVSNKLATLDDELDAEDLAETGAYEQLESRLREVGDELAEETAAAEERFESLYSED; from the coding sequence ATGCCACGACCGACGATACTCGTAGTCGACGACGAGGAACGACTCGCAGACCTCTACGCGACGTGGTTGTCCGACGCGTACCGCGCCGCCGCCGTCTACGGGGGCGAGGCAGCCCTCGACGCAGTCACCGAGTCGGTCGACATCGTGCTGCTCGACCGGCGGATGCCCGACCTGACCGGCGACGAGGTGCTCGAACGCCTGCGTGCCGACGGCTACGAGGGCTGGGTCGTGATGGTCACCGCCGTCGACCCCGGACTCGACCTGCTCGAGATGGACGTCCACGACTACCTCACCAAGCCCGTCTCCCGCTCGCAGCTCGTCCGGCTCGTCGAATCCCTCCGGGTCAGGAACCGCTTCGACGACAGCCGCCGGGAGCACGAGGCGGTCTCGAACAAGCTCGCGACGCTGGATGACGAACTCGACGCCGAGGACCTGGCCGAGACGGGCGCGTACGAGCAGCTCGAGAGCCGGCTCAGGGAGGTCGGTGACGAGCTCGCCGAGGAGACCGCCGCCGCCGAGGAGCGGTTCGAGAGCCTCTACTCCGAAGACTGA